The genomic segment GGTTTATGGCTCTCGCCACAGTGGCTTCGTACCGCATGGGCTTTATGGGAAAAGTAAACCCATGGAGGATACCGTTTCCCATTATTACCTGCGACTGACGGTGGATGATGTGCCGGGTGTGTTGGCCCAGGTCTCCACCGTTCTTGGGCAGCGAAACATCGGTATCTCCTCCATGATCCAGCCAGAAGATCTCGAAGACACCAGTGGCAGCACCAGCCTGGTGCTGATGCTGCATGATGCCAGCCTGGGCGATATGCTGAAGGCTCTGGAGGCTCTCAGTTCACTCGCCTGCGTGCGTGGCAAACCGAGCTGGATGCGCGTGGAAACCTTGCAGGGATAAGCGGAAGATCACTTCAACTTGGTCCAGACAATGTCATGATACAGGTCGCCACTGCGATCTACCTGCACTTGAGCCACCCAGGGATCAAAGCCCAGCATCATGGCCCGTGAGCAGACGCTGTCGTGATCGCTATGGGTGAGAGGGGGTGCGGGTTTCGGTTCCAGGCTGGCATTGATGTGAACCAGCATGTTGTTGTCAGAACTTCGGGCTTCGATGTCCTTCGTTCCATGCCGCTGCGTGGTGTGGTAGCAGCGGTAACCATTTTCGATCAGCCATTTCTCCACATGGCGTTCCCCGTATTCGGCGATGTCTGTCGGTGTCAACATAGCGCATGGTGGGTTGAGTTGATTCACTTCCTTAGCCAAACGGCTTTTTTTGGAACTGAATTATCTCGAGTTTTTATCACGAGGCGTTTTGCAACACAATGCTGCGCTATCAGGCAAGATGCAAAAAAATAGGGCGAACCACCCGGTTCGCCCTGATTTTTTCGAAGGTTACCAACAGCCAGAAGACAACCCACTATCTGAAATATTCGACTGAGGCCCGCAGTGCGTTCTTCAATGTGGAGGCAGTATGCCACATCTATTTCTCGATGAGTCAGGTCATGGTAAGAGGGTTGTAAGGAGAATGTCATTTCCTGCCAAAACTTGGGGAAAGCTTGGTTCAGAAGAAGTGCTCTCCTTATTTTTTCCCTTCATCATAGAATTGGTGAAAAAGGATTTGGACCTTAGGAAAATAAAATTCGTGGGTCAGGAGAATATCGACGAGCGAGTTCGAAAAACAAAATACCAATGGCAGTGCGATTTTCCAAAAATCGGGGAGGTTTAAACCGTCGCCAACCAACAGAATGAAAAGGAGAAGAATAAGGTGGATCACATTATTGATCAGCCATCGGCGAGGCGACTTATCAGAATCATGCTGGATCACCAGGGTGCCCCGCTCTTCCCGGATAGTTGGGGAATTGCAGGAGATGACAAACCACAACCAAACAATGTTGAGTGCGAGTAGGATCAGATAAGCCCAAAAAAAGTGATGCGGATTAGCCACACTAAGACCCAGAGGAACAAACATTAATCCTTGGGAAACGAGCATCAGAGTATCAGCGACTCTTCTGCGACGCGAAAAGACCCTTGAAAGGACATCAATGCGTGCCGTGCTGACTGCCTTTTTGGCATCATGGGCAAAGAGATCGATATAGCGGCTGTCTCCGATGAAATATCTTAAAAAAGTGGGCAGATAGGCAATGCAGAAGATGCTCAGTGGGACTGTTGCAAAATGGATGAATTCTCGAAAATTGCTACCTTTCGAGCTAGCTTCAAAGCATGTTTTGGCAGCCTGCGTGAGCGAGAAGCTCATGATGATGAGCCAGGGCCATTTCAATGAATCATAAGTGCGCTCAACAATGGTCAGTTGGGATTCAACGATTTCCTCTGGGCTGCGTAAATGTTCTTCCATCATAGTAAGGGCGCTTATTCGTCTAGAAAAAAGTCTGCCAAGACAAGCATTAAAATGAAGAAGATAGTAGCCTGTTTGTCACATTGGAAATAATAGCCGCAGTTCCCGGATTTGGTCAAAACTGAACCATCGCGATGCGATAGCTCAGTCGTGTCAAAGGCACACCGCCAACTCCCGTCTCCCTACGGGACGATCTGCACCGGAGTTCCCAAGGAGGATTCGCGGAAAAAGATCTCGGCCATTTTGGTAGGCAGGCGGATGCAGCCATGGGAAGCAGGGTAGCCTGGTAGGTAGCCTTCGTGCATGCCGATGGCCCCTGTGATACGCATGAAGTAGCGCATGTTCGCCCCGTCAAATTTAGCGCCTTTAGGCCGGGCGTCTTTGCGGATATCGACTTCCTTTTTCACGATGACGCCCGTGGCATCCACATAGTCGCCATACAGGTTGGATTTGTGATCCAGATCTTTTTGAATGACGCTGAATTTGCCTGGGCGGGTGGCGTGGCTCTCACGGCCGGAGGAGATGGGGGACATGCCGACCACGACACCATCCTTCATGAAATAGACTTTTTGCTCACTGAGGCTGATCTTCATGCTGGGCTTACCCACCACGCCATCACCACGCCAGTAGGAGCCATCGTCCACGGGGGCATCGCCCTTTTTCTTTTTATCCTTCTTCTGCTTTTTAAGGCGGGCTTCCTCCTGGGGCTCCAGACGGATGCGTTGTACATAAAAACCGCCACCAGGTGCTGGGCGGCGGATCTCACGGTAGGTGGGGCCAGCGCAACTAACGACTTGGAGCATCACCGTCAAGATCAGCAGGGAGAAAGACAAGCGGTGGAGAGTATGCATAAAGGGAGGAGTGAGGAGGTGCGCGCTTATGGAGCACGTTTGAGGCCGCTTTTCCATTACAAGCTGAGGTGGCATCAGGCGAATCCTTTAAAAAAGCTCAGGGCGGTGACGGTGGTGTCACCTGCGACTTCTTCCACGGGCTGTCCACGCATGGCTGCTACAGCGCGTGCCGTGTCAGCGACGTAGGCGGGTTCACAGCGCTGGCCACGATGCGGCACGGGAGCGAGGTAGGGAGCATCAGTCTCCAGCATGTATTGACCCGCAGGCACCTGACGGACGGTTTCGCCTGCGGGGCCTGGGTTTTTAAAGGTGACGATGCCGGTAAAGGAGATGAGGTGCCCTGCATTTAACAGCGGTTGAGCTTGCTCCAGAGTGCCGGTGTAGCAATGGAAGACTCCTCGCAGACGATCACTGTAAGGCAGGACGATGGCAGTGAGATCCTCCCAACTCTCGCGGTTATGCAGCACCACATTGAGCCCTAGTTCCACCGCGAGTTGTAACTGCATGTGCAGGCAGCGCGCCTGGTGTTGCTT from the Prosthecobacter dejongeii genome contains:
- a CDS encoding L,D-transpeptidase family protein, whose product is MHTLHRLSFSLLILTVMLQVVSCAGPTYREIRRPAPGGGFYVQRIRLEPQEEARLKKQKKDKKKKGDAPVDDGSYWRGDGVVGKPSMKISLSEQKVYFMKDGVVVGMSPISSGRESHATRPGKFSVIQKDLDHKSNLYGDYVDATGVIVKKEVDIRKDARPKGAKFDGANMRYFMRITGAIGMHEGYLPGYPASHGCIRLPTKMAEIFFRESSLGTPVQIVP
- a CDS encoding TatD family hydrolase; this translates as MFFDTHTHLGSHKFDEDLPAILDRARAAGVTRMLAPATDLPNARKLLSLVENEPDIRVAVGIHPCDVDTVSGEDWIHELRDLARHPKVAAIGEIGLDYFHAPPEGFDLTRWKQHQARCLHMQLQLAVELGLNVVLHNRESWEDLTAIVLPYSDRLRGVFHCYTGTLEQAQPLLNAGHLISFTGIVTFKNPGPAGETVRQVPAGQYMLETDAPYLAPVPHRGQRCEPAYVADTARAVAAMRGQPVEEVAGDTTVTALSFFKGFA